DNA from Agathobaculum sp. NTUH-O15-33:
CTTGCCTGACCTTATCATAATGACATTGTGGTTGTCCCTTCCTTCTTGCCCCCGCGGCGGGCGCCGCACCGCCCTCGCGGCTACTGCCGCGCATATAATTGTGAGCGCCAGCGAACCTCCTATAACCGCAAAGCAGCCCCGAAGCGTATGCTCCGGGGCTGCTTTTTTAAGCCTTACTTGCGGACTAAATATTTGCGCATATCGATCGCGCAGGCGATCAGGATAATAAGACCCTTGATGATATACTGCAAGTTTGCGCTGACCGAAAGGAAGGTCAGGCCGACGAAGATGATGCGAAGCAGCAGCACGCCAACGATGATACCGCTGATCGAGCCAATGCCGCCGACGAACGATACGCCGCCGATAACACAGGCCGCGATCGCGTCCAGCTCGTAGTTCAGGCCGGTGGACGGGCTGTTGGAACCGATACGGGCGGCTTCGATAAAGCCGGTGATCGAGTACATGACGCCCGCGAGGATGAAGACCATCATCGTATTCTTGGCTACGTTAACGCCGGAAACATTGGCCGCTTCCGGGTTGGAGCCGCAGGCAAACATGTTCTTGCCAAAGCGGGTCTTGTTCCAGATGAACCACATGATAATGGCAATAGCGAGCGCGTACCAAACAAAGTTCGGAATCGGCGTTTTGCCAATGGAAAGGAACGAACCGTTTACCACCTTCTTGTACGGTTCGGACAGGCCGGAGATCGGCGCGCCGGAGTTGCCGTTCAGATTGGTGAACAGAAGCAGGAAGCCGTAAACGATCAGCTGCGTGGCCAGCGTAACGATAAAGGGATGCAGGCCGAACTTTGCAACCGAGAAACCGTTGACAAAGCCGACGATTGCGCCGACGACCATGACGATCAGCAGCGTGCAGATGATCATAACAGCCGGGTGGAACTGCGGCAGATCCGGGAACATTCTATTCGGATAGTTTGCGGCCTGTAACAGCGCCGCCGAGATACAGGCCGTCAGGCCGACGACACGGCCCGCGGACAGATCGGTACCGGTCAGCACGATGGTGCCCGCGATACCCATTGCGATCGGCAGGTTGGCCGCCGTCAGCGACAGCATGTTGACGATGGACGGAATACCGAAAAAGCGGTTGTTATAAATACCGATGCCGATCGCGGCGACGATCAGGAAGATGTACAGCGAATTGCTGATGAACCATTCCTTCCAAAAGTTGCGTTTATCCGCGGCGCTGAGCGCCTTGAAATCTTCATATTTTCCTTTGATATTGAGTTTGCCCATGGTTTTTCCTCCCCCTAAGCGTACTTGGCCGCGAGCGTCATGATTTCCTCCTGCGAGGTGTTCTTCGCATCCACCTCGCCCGCGAGCCGTCCGCCCGACATGACGAGGATGCGGTCGCACACACCAAGCAGCTCGGGCATTTCACTCGATACCATGATGACCGCCTTGCCGCGGCCAGCCAGATCGATGATCAGCTGATAAATCTCGTATTTTGCGCCCACGTCGATACCTCGGGTCGGCTCGTCAAGCAGCAGAACCTCGGGATCGGTCAGCAGCCAACGGCCAAGGATTACCTTTTGCTGGTTGCCGCCGGAAAGCGAGCGGATTTTGGTCTCTTGCGTCGGGGTCTTGATGCGCATGGCCTTAATCGACCAATCGGTGTCCTTACGCATGGCGCCGTTGCTCAGCATCGGCCCCTTCATGTACTTTTTCAGGCTCGAAATAACGGTGTTGTCGCGAATGTTCAAAATACCGAAAATACCGGTGGCGCGGCGCTCCTCCGTCAACAGGGCAAAACCGTTCTTGATCGATTCGGTGGCGCGGCGGTTATGTACCTGCTTGCCATCCAAGCGTATCGTGCCGCCCTTGCGGGTCGCAACGCCGAATATGTTTTCCAGAACCTCGGTCCGGCCCGAGCCGTCCAGACCCGCGATGCCGAGGATTTCGCCCTTTTTAAGCTGGAAGGAAACATCCTTCACGTGGGAATACATGGCGGTCAGCCCTTCGACCTCCAGCGCGACCTCGCCGGGCTCGTTGGTCTTGGGCGGGAAACGGTTGGTCAGCTCGCGGCCGACCATCAGTTTGATGATCTTATCCATCGTCAGCTCGCTCGCGGGCTCGGTGGCGA
Protein-coding regions in this window:
- a CDS encoding sugar ABC transporter ATP-binding protein translates to MANDVLLQMTKICKQFPGVKALDGVSLTVKRGTVHALMGENGAGKSTLMKCLFGIYEKNSGTIELEGKEVNFKTSKEALENGVAMVHQELNQALKRTVMENMWLGRIPLKFGNCIDEKKMYKDSVALFEKLGVKVNPHTVMSKMPVSQRQMVEIAKAVSYDAKIIVFDEPTSSLTEVEVEHLFRIINMLRDQGCGIIYISHKMEEILRISDEVTIMRDGQWIATEPASELTMDKIIKLMVGRELTNRFPPKTNEPGEVALEVEGLTAMYSHVKDVSFQLKKGEILGIAGLDGSGRTEVLENIFGVATRKGGTIRLDGKQVHNRRATESIKNGFALLTEERRATGIFGILNIRDNTVISSLKKYMKGPMLSNGAMRKDTDWSIKAMRIKTPTQETKIRSLSGGNQQKVILGRWLLTDPEVLLLDEPTRGIDVGAKYEIYQLIIDLAGRGKAVIMVSSEMPELLGVCDRILVMSGGRLAGEVDAKNTSQEEIMTLAAKYA
- a CDS encoding galactose/methyl galactoside ABC transporter permease MglC, which translates into the protein MGKLNIKGKYEDFKALSAADKRNFWKEWFISNSLYIFLIVAAIGIGIYNNRFFGIPSIVNMLSLTAANLPIAMGIAGTIVLTGTDLSAGRVVGLTACISAALLQAANYPNRMFPDLPQFHPAVMIICTLLIVMVVGAIVGFVNGFSVAKFGLHPFIVTLATQLIVYGFLLLFTNLNGNSGAPISGLSEPYKKVVNGSFLSIGKTPIPNFVWYALAIAIIMWFIWNKTRFGKNMFACGSNPEAANVSGVNVAKNTMMVFILAGVMYSITGFIEAARIGSNSPSTGLNYELDAIAACVIGGVSFVGGIGSISGIIVGVLLLRIIFVGLTFLSVSANLQYIIKGLIILIACAIDMRKYLVRK